The following coding sequences are from one Gadus macrocephalus chromosome 3, ASM3116895v1 window:
- the klf3 gene encoding Krueppel-like factor 3 — protein MLMCDYPLKTDMETSLYPSLVKTPESYSLVFSHLYHPSNGSAFAPAHHTLSHIQFHDSCPSSASSVPPSHATHLPAGHAQLEPVDLSVSKRSSTSSTCSVSSTSSTPPFSSPPSPYSAGSPASPRCSPHRPQHHRCSPPGSGHHASALHYPALLGPMLGSGPGVFQGSGVVVSPVMLPVLYPAPLHLHQPIMVSSAVAYDDEHHHHHQQPHPHHHHHHPQQHRRRQEGREYKTGPSTKPSDTLGDSLRHTHKPIKMEPRLDHAHDPYGSHEMVSPSDTSIPRYYEGNNPSVIVRPGAKHPLPPDSPETLKKRRIHRCDFGGCHKVYTKSSHLKAHRRTHTGEKPYKCMWEGCTWKFARSDELTRHFRKHTGVKPFQCPDCERSFSRSDHLALHKKRHLLV, from the exons ATGCTGATGTGTGATTATCCATTAAAAACAGATATGGAAACG TCGTTGTACCCCTCGTTGGTGAAGACCCCCGAGTCCTACAGCCTGGTGTTCTCCCACCTCTACCACCCCTCCAACGGCAGCGCCTTCGCCCCCGCCCACCACACCCTCTCGCACATCCAGTTCCACgactcctgcccctcctccgcGTCCAGCGTGCCCCCCTCACACGCCACCCACCTCCCAGCCGGCCACGCCCAGCTGGAGCCCGTGGACCTCTCGGTCAGCAagcgctcctccacctcctccacctgctccgtgtcctccacctcctccacgccgcccttctcctcccccccctcgcccTACAGCGCCGggagccccgcctccccccgctGCTCGCCGCACCGGCCCCAGCACCACCGCTGCTCCCCGCCCGGCTCCGGCCACCACGCCTCCGCCCTGCACTACCCCGCCCTGCTGGGCCCCATGCTGGGCTCGGGGCCCGGGGTCTTCCAGGGCTCCGGGGTGGTGGTGTCCCCCGTGATGCTGCCCGTCCTctaccccgcccccctccacctGCACCAGCCTATCATGGTGAGCTCGGCGGTTGCCTACGACGacgagcaccaccaccaccaccagcagccccacccccaccaccaccaccaccacccgcagCAGCACCGCAGGAGGCAGGAAGGCAGGGAGTACAAGACAG GACCCTCTACAAAGCCCTCCGATACGCTGGGCGACTCCCTCCGGCACACGCACAAGCCAATCAAAATGGAGCCCCGGCTGGATCACGCTCACGACCCCTACGGAAGCCACGAGATGGTATCGCCCTCAGACACCAGCATCCCGCGCTACTATGA GGGCAACAACCCGTCTGTGATCGTCCGGCCGGGGGCCAAGCACCCCCTGCCCCCCGACTCCCCCGAGACGCTGAAGAAGAGGCGCATCCACCGCTGTGACTTTGGCGGCTGCCACAAGGTGTACACCAAGAGCTCCCACCTCAAGGCCCACCGCcgaacacacacag gcgagaagccctacaagtgcaTGTGGGAGGGCTGCACGTGGAAGTTTGCCCGCTCGGACGAACTGACGAGACACTTCCGCAAGCACACAGGCGTCAAACCGTTCCAGTGCCCCGACTGTGAGCGCAGCTTCTCCCGTTCCGACCACCTGGCTCTGCACAAGAAGCGCCACCTCCTGGTGTGA